The Desulfovibrio sp. genome has a window encoding:
- a CDS encoding HAD family phosphatase, which translates to MMRNCQFDAALLDFGGVVAEEGFAAGVKAIASAAGRDPGEIWRVGLEAVWDSGYVYGRCLEGDFWKLFKARTGIEGDENRWREDILSLFVVRPFMRRFADRLREFGVVTAILSDQTDWLRLLDERHAFSRHFDKVFNSFDHAMTKQEPAFFSLALQELKLSPERTLFVDDNPGNVERARDLGMHAVLYTNREGFEADMARLCPIALTNKD; encoded by the coding sequence GTGATGCGCAATTGTCAGTTCGATGCGGCGCTTCTGGATTTCGGCGGAGTAGTTGCCGAGGAAGGGTTCGCCGCTGGCGTGAAGGCCATCGCCAGCGCCGCCGGCCGGGACCCGGGCGAGATCTGGCGGGTGGGGCTTGAGGCCGTGTGGGACAGCGGTTACGTATACGGCCGCTGCCTTGAGGGCGACTTCTGGAAGCTCTTCAAGGCACGCACCGGCATAGAGGGCGATGAAAACCGCTGGCGCGAGGACATTCTGTCGCTCTTCGTGGTGCGGCCCTTCATGCGCCGGTTCGCCGACAGGCTCCGCGAGTTCGGCGTGGTGACCGCCATCCTTTCGGACCAGACCGACTGGCTCAGGCTTCTCGATGAAAGGCACGCTTTTTCAAGGCATTTCGACAAAGTGTTCAACAGCTTCGACCACGCCATGACCAAGCAGGAGCCGGCTTTTTTTTCACTGGCCCTGCAAGAACTGAAGCTTTCACCGGAGCGGACTCTGTTCGTGGACGACAACCCAGGCAATGTGGAGCGCGCCCGCGACCTTGGCATGCACGCCGTGCTCTACACGAACCGGGAAGGCTTCGAGGCGGACATGGCGCGGCTGTGCCCGATAGCTCTCACCAACAAGGATTAA
- a CDS encoding phosphatidylserine decarboxylase family protein: MRRPYISLTPEGWPSIILAGAATLVFALLGWPVPAVLGLVVLALLVNFFRDPERFTPCEPGLAVAPADGKVIKVCPAVDPLSGETRTVVCIFMNVFNVHVNRACVEGTVSAMRYWEGKFINASFDKASEDNERLGVQLTDEGGSTWTMVQIAGLIARRIIPWAEAGDKLARGQRYGMIKFGSRVDVYLPAGYEPAVAVGDRTAAGQTVIARRV, encoded by the coding sequence ATGCGTAGACCATACATTTCGCTGACGCCCGAAGGCTGGCCTTCCATCATTCTTGCCGGGGCCGCCACCCTCGTCTTCGCGCTGCTCGGCTGGCCGGTTCCGGCAGTGCTTGGCCTTGTGGTCCTGGCTTTGCTCGTGAATTTTTTCCGCGATCCTGAACGGTTCACCCCCTGCGAACCGGGCCTGGCCGTGGCCCCGGCGGACGGCAAGGTCATCAAGGTCTGCCCGGCCGTGGACCCCCTAAGCGGCGAAACCCGGACCGTGGTGTGCATCTTCATGAACGTGTTCAACGTCCATGTGAACCGGGCCTGCGTGGAGGGCACGGTGAGCGCCATGCGCTACTGGGAAGGCAAGTTCATAAACGCCAGCTTCGACAAGGCCTCCGAGGACAACGAGCGCCTTGGCGTGCAGCTGACCGACGAGGGCGGTTCCACCTGGACCATGGTGCAGATCGCCGGGCTCATCGCGCGGCGCATCATCCCCTGGGCCGAAGCGGGCGACAAGCTGGCCCGCGGCCAGCGCTACGGCATGATCAAGTTCGGCTCGCGCGTGGACGTGTACCTGCCTGCCGGGTATGAGCCCGCCGTTGCCGTGGGCGACAGGACCGCCGCCGGGCAGACGGTGATCGCCAGACGCGTGTGA
- the pssA gene encoding CDP-diacylglycerol--serine O-phosphatidyltransferase: MDKPERKPPARGVYILPNLITTGSLFSGFLGILWAISGQFENCAVAILVSCVLDGLDGQVARMTNTSSDFGVQFDSLCDLVAFGVSPAIMVYQWELAQFGHLGLMASFLLVACGALRLARFNVITKSSNKKFFLGLPIPAQACTVATFYLFAQYLPVQWQAYMPKVCLGMVYVLSFLMVSRVRYASFKEYGLIKAHPFSMMVTAILFFVLVASQPKLLGFVIFAGYILSGIVYTYVILPRRAALREPSEELSS, from the coding sequence ATGGATAAGCCTGAACGCAAACCGCCAGCGCGGGGAGTGTACATCCTCCCCAACCTGATCACCACCGGCAGCCTTTTTTCAGGCTTCCTGGGTATTCTCTGGGCCATCTCCGGGCAGTTCGAGAACTGCGCCGTGGCCATCCTGGTCAGCTGCGTCCTGGATGGGCTCGACGGCCAGGTGGCCCGCATGACCAACACCAGCTCCGATTTCGGCGTGCAGTTCGACTCCCTGTGCGACCTGGTGGCCTTCGGCGTTTCGCCAGCCATCATGGTCTACCAGTGGGAGTTGGCCCAGTTCGGCCACCTGGGGCTCATGGCTTCGTTTCTGCTGGTGGCCTGCGGAGCGCTCAGGCTGGCGCGCTTCAACGTGATCACCAAATCCAGCAACAAGAAATTTTTCCTGGGGCTGCCCATTCCAGCCCAGGCGTGCACCGTGGCCACTTTCTACCTCTTCGCCCAGTACCTGCCCGTGCAGTGGCAGGCCTACATGCCCAAGGTCTGCCTTGGGATGGTGTACGTCTTGTCCTTCTTGATGGTGAGCCGGGTGCGCTACGCGTCCTTCAAGGAGTATGGGCTCATTAAGGCCCATCCCTTCTCCATGATGGTCACGGCCATACTGTTCTTCGTCCTGGTGGCTTCCCAGCCCAAGCTGCTTGGATTCGTGATCTTTGCCGGATACATCCTCTCCGGCATCGTCTACACGTATGTGATTCTGCCCCGCCGCGCCGCGCTACGAGAGCCCTCCGAAGAGCTCTCATCATAA